A stretch of Allostreptomyces psammosilenae DNA encodes these proteins:
- the carA gene encoding glutamine-hydrolyzing carbamoyl-phosphate synthase small subunit: protein MTTAPTGEQLPHPTTAGGGPAVLVLEDGRTFRGRAYGAVGQTVGEAVFSTGMTGYQETLTDPSYHRQVVVMTAPHVGNTGVNDEDPESRRIWVAGYVVRDPARRASSWRARRGLEEELAAQGVVGISGIDTRALTRHLRERGAMRVGIFSGDTLTGAAPDTLLERVLAAPAMEGADLCGEVTTAQPYVVPAIGTKRFTVAAIDLGIKAMTPHRMAERGIEVHVLPATTSLEEVHAVAPDGVFFSNGPGDPATADHAVALMRGVLERRTPVFGICFGNQILGRALGFGTYKLKYGHRGINQPVQDRTTGKVEVTAHNHGFAVDAPLDRVSETPYGRARVSHVCLNDDVVEGLELLDRPAFSVQYHPEAAAGPHDARYLFDRFVSLMAANATAGTTAGS from the coding sequence ATGACGACCGCCCCTACCGGGGAGCAGCTTCCCCACCCGACCACCGCCGGCGGCGGCCCCGCCGTCCTGGTCCTTGAGGACGGCCGCACCTTCCGCGGACGCGCCTACGGTGCCGTCGGCCAGACCGTCGGCGAGGCCGTCTTCTCCACCGGCATGACCGGCTACCAGGAGACCCTGACCGACCCGTCGTACCACCGCCAGGTGGTCGTGATGACCGCCCCGCACGTCGGCAACACCGGCGTCAACGACGAGGACCCGGAGTCCCGCCGGATCTGGGTCGCCGGCTACGTGGTCCGCGACCCCGCCCGCCGCGCCTCCAGCTGGCGCGCCCGGCGCGGCCTGGAGGAGGAACTGGCCGCGCAGGGCGTCGTGGGCATCAGCGGCATCGACACCCGCGCGCTCACCCGCCACCTGCGCGAGCGCGGCGCCATGCGGGTCGGCATCTTCTCCGGCGACACCCTCACCGGCGCGGCGCCGGACACCCTGCTGGAGCGGGTGCTGGCCGCCCCGGCCATGGAGGGCGCCGACCTGTGTGGCGAGGTCACCACCGCCCAGCCGTACGTCGTCCCGGCCATCGGCACCAAGCGCTTCACCGTGGCCGCGATCGACCTCGGCATCAAGGCGATGACCCCGCACCGGATGGCCGAGCGCGGCATCGAGGTGCACGTGCTGCCCGCCACCACCAGCCTGGAGGAGGTCCACGCGGTCGCCCCGGACGGCGTGTTCTTCTCCAACGGCCCCGGCGACCCGGCCACCGCCGACCACGCGGTCGCCCTGATGCGCGGGGTGCTGGAGCGCCGCACGCCGGTCTTCGGCATCTGCTTCGGCAACCAGATCCTCGGCCGGGCCCTCGGCTTCGGCACCTACAAGCTGAAGTACGGGCACCGCGGCATCAACCAGCCGGTGCAGGACCGCACCACCGGCAAGGTGGAGGTCACCGCGCACAACCACGGCTTCGCCGTGGACGCGCCGCTGGACCGGGTCAGCGAGACCCCCTACGGGCGCGCCCGGGTCAGCCACGTCTGCCTCAACGACGACGTCGTCGAGGGGCTGGAGCTGCTGGACCGGCCTGCGTTCAGCGTGCAGTACCACCCCGAGGCCGCCGCCGGCCCGCACGACGCCCGCTACCTCTTCGACCGCTTCGTCTCACTCATGGCCGCGAACGCCACGGCCGGCACCACCGCAGGGAGCTGA
- a CDS encoding AAA family ATPase, which yields MTPSEPGFHGPAGETAPAPAAARPAAHPAPPPVPGPAEPPRGLAAPYPGSPPPPPAVQQAGPAGYGAGRPAPVAAGPWPQHGAPAPHQPPAGPYPHPRPGGAPSAPPPPMPADPAGPPSGGWAPTGQFPLASPVPPATGGHLTPPHPGGPHPARPVAVLLIGAAGAGKTTVARHWAEHRPVPTAQISLDDVREWVRAGFADPRAGWNENSEAQYRLARRTCGFAARNYLANGISCIVDDAVFPDQPAVGLGGWKRHIGPELLPVVLLPGLEVVLERNARRTGTRRLSDEEVASIHGRMAGWYGSGLPIIDNSRLDVAETAAMLDRIVARSLGAA from the coding sequence GTGACGCCGTCCGAACCGGGATTCCACGGGCCCGCGGGCGAGACCGCCCCGGCGCCCGCCGCCGCACGACCGGCCGCCCACCCGGCACCCCCGCCGGTGCCCGGGCCCGCCGAGCCGCCGCGCGGCCTCGCCGCCCCGTACCCGGGCAGCCCGCCACCGCCGCCGGCGGTCCAGCAGGCGGGCCCGGCCGGCTACGGCGCCGGTCGGCCGGCGCCGGTGGCCGCCGGGCCGTGGCCGCAGCACGGCGCGCCGGCACCGCACCAGCCGCCCGCCGGCCCCTACCCGCACCCGCGTCCCGGGGGCGCTCCGTCCGCGCCGCCGCCGCCCATGCCGGCCGATCCGGCGGGGCCGCCCAGCGGCGGCTGGGCTCCCACCGGGCAGTTCCCGCTGGCGTCCCCCGTGCCGCCGGCCACCGGCGGTCACCTGACGCCGCCGCATCCGGGCGGTCCGCACCCCGCCCGGCCGGTCGCGGTGCTGCTGATCGGCGCCGCCGGCGCGGGCAAGACCACGGTGGCCCGCCACTGGGCCGAGCACCGCCCGGTGCCCACCGCCCAGATCAGCCTGGACGACGTCCGCGAGTGGGTCCGCGCCGGGTTCGCCGACCCGCGCGCCGGGTGGAACGAGAACTCCGAGGCCCAGTACCGGCTGGCCCGCCGCACCTGTGGCTTCGCCGCGCGCAACTACCTGGCCAACGGGATCTCCTGCATCGTGGACGACGCCGTCTTCCCCGACCAGCCGGCGGTCGGCCTCGGAGGCTGGAAGCGGCACATCGGGCCGGAGCTGCTGCCCGTGGTGCTGCTGCCGGGCCTGGAGGTCGTGCTGGAGCGCAACGCCCGCCGCACCGGCACCCGGCGGCTCTCCGACGAGGAGGTGGCCAGCATCCACGGCCGGATGGCCGGCTGGTACGGCTCCGGGTTGCCGATCATCGACAACTCGCGGCTGGACGTCGCCGAGACGGCCGCGATGCTCGACCGGATCGTGGCGCGCAGCCTGGGCGCCGCCTGA
- the efp gene encoding elongation factor P, whose translation MATTNDLKNGLVLKLEGGQLWSVVEFQHVKPGKGGAFVRTKLKNVLSGKVVDKTFNAGTKVETATVDKRGMQFSYKDGADFVFMDTETYEQLNVSPQTVGDAANYMLEGQEAIVAIYEGQPLYVELPASVELTVEYTEPGVQGDRSTGGTKPARLETGYEIGVPLFITTGEKVKVDTRTGEYLGRVNS comes from the coding sequence GTGGCCACCACGAACGACCTCAAGAACGGCCTGGTGCTCAAGCTCGAGGGCGGCCAGCTCTGGTCCGTCGTCGAGTTCCAGCACGTCAAGCCCGGCAAGGGTGGCGCCTTCGTGCGCACCAAGCTCAAGAACGTGCTCTCCGGCAAGGTCGTCGACAAGACCTTCAACGCCGGCACCAAGGTCGAGACGGCCACCGTCGACAAGCGCGGCATGCAGTTCTCCTACAAGGACGGTGCCGACTTCGTCTTCATGGACACCGAGACCTACGAGCAGCTGAACGTCTCCCCGCAGACGGTCGGCGACGCCGCGAACTACATGCTGGAGGGCCAGGAGGCCATCGTGGCGATCTACGAGGGCCAGCCGCTGTACGTCGAGCTGCCGGCCTCCGTGGAGCTGACCGTGGAGTACACCGAGCCGGGTGTGCAGGGCGACCGCTCCACCGGCGGCACCAAGCCGGCGCGGCTGGAGACCGGCTACGAGATCGGCGTCCCGCTCTTCATCACCACCGGTGAGAAGGTCAAGGTCGACACCCGCACCGGTGAGTACCTCGGTCGGGTGAACAGCTGA
- a CDS encoding TIGR00730 family Rossman fold protein → MRVTVFTGSADGRAPAFRAAATELGRHLAGAGVGVVYGGGHVGLMGAVADAALAAGGEVIGVMPRALVDREVAHRGLSALHVVETMHERKARMAELGDAFVALPGGAGTLEELFEAWTWQQLGYHAKPVALYDVDGFWTPLAGMLDGMVDAGFIRPAYRDTLARVTSPDALLELIAGWTPPPAKWGAPPAVRTANWLHVRDGRLLLVRTRGRDAFYLPGGKLEPDESPVEAVRREVREELGVLLDPDGLREAFTLTAPAHGRPGQQVRMTCFTGPVAAGEPAPGREVEELVWADPASPPACAPASLMVLDRLAAGELPLPAG, encoded by the coding sequence GTGCGCGTCACCGTCTTCACCGGCTCGGCCGATGGCCGGGCACCGGCCTTCCGCGCGGCAGCCACGGAACTCGGCCGCCACCTCGCCGGGGCGGGCGTGGGCGTGGTGTACGGCGGCGGCCACGTGGGGCTGATGGGGGCGGTCGCCGACGCGGCGCTGGCCGCCGGCGGCGAGGTCATCGGGGTGATGCCCCGGGCCCTGGTGGACCGCGAGGTCGCGCACCGCGGGCTGAGCGCGCTGCACGTGGTGGAGACCATGCACGAGCGCAAGGCGCGGATGGCCGAGCTGGGCGACGCCTTCGTGGCGCTGCCCGGCGGCGCCGGCACCCTGGAGGAGCTGTTCGAGGCGTGGACCTGGCAGCAGCTCGGCTACCACGCCAAGCCGGTGGCGCTGTACGACGTCGACGGCTTCTGGACGCCGCTCGCCGGCATGCTGGACGGCATGGTGGACGCCGGATTCATCCGCCCCGCGTACCGCGACACCCTCGCCCGGGTCACCTCGCCGGACGCGCTGCTGGAGCTGATCGCCGGCTGGACGCCCCCGCCGGCCAAGTGGGGGGCGCCGCCGGCCGTGCGCACGGCCAACTGGCTGCACGTGCGCGACGGCCGGCTGCTGCTGGTCCGCACCCGCGGCCGGGACGCCTTCTACCTGCCCGGCGGCAAGCTCGAACCGGACGAGTCGCCCGTCGAGGCCGTGCGGCGCGAGGTGCGGGAGGAACTCGGGGTGCTGCTCGACCCGGACGGGCTGCGCGAGGCCTTCACCCTGACCGCCCCCGCGCACGGCCGGCCCGGACAGCAGGTGCGGATGACCTGCTTCACCGGGCCGGTCGCCGCCGGCGAACCCGCCCCCGGGCGGGAGGTCGAGGAACTCGTGTGGGCGGACCCGGCGAGTCCGCCGGCGTGCGCGCCGGCCTCGCTGATGGTGCTGGACCGGCTGGCCGCCGGCGAACTCCCGCTGCCGGCCGGCTGA
- a CDS encoding aspartate carbamoyltransferase catalytic subunit, producing MKRHLISAADLSVEDAILILDTAEEMSQVASRPIKKLPTLRGRTVVNLFFEDSTRTRTSFELAAKRLSADVINFSAKGSSVSKGESLKDTALTLQAMGADAVVIRHSASGAPHRLAHSGWIHGSVLNAGDGTHEHPTQALLDAFTMRRRLAGAPDGGPVPHGEAGDGTGRDLAGRRVAIVGDVLHSRVVRSNVHLLTTLGAEVTLVAPPTLLPIGVESWPCRVSYDLDEVLPKSDAVMMLRVQRERMNAAFFPTEREYSRRYGLNAERVARLPEHAIVMHPGPMNRGMEITAEVADSARSTIVEQVTNGVSVRMAALYLLLGGADLAASDSGR from the coding sequence GTGAAGCGCCACCTGATCTCGGCGGCCGACCTGAGTGTCGAGGACGCCATCCTCATCCTCGACACGGCCGAGGAGATGTCCCAGGTCGCCTCGCGACCCATCAAAAAGCTGCCGACGCTGCGCGGACGCACCGTCGTCAACCTCTTCTTCGAGGACTCCACCCGCACCCGCACCTCCTTCGAGCTGGCCGCCAAGCGGCTGTCCGCGGACGTCATCAACTTCTCCGCCAAGGGCTCGTCGGTCTCCAAGGGCGAGAGCCTGAAGGACACCGCGCTGACGCTGCAGGCCATGGGCGCCGACGCGGTGGTGATCCGGCACAGCGCCTCCGGCGCCCCGCACCGGCTGGCGCACTCCGGCTGGATCCACGGCAGCGTGCTCAACGCCGGCGACGGCACCCACGAGCACCCCACCCAGGCCCTGCTGGACGCGTTCACCATGCGCCGGCGCCTGGCCGGGGCGCCGGACGGCGGGCCGGTCCCGCACGGCGAGGCCGGCGACGGCACCGGACGCGACCTCGCCGGCCGGCGGGTCGCCATCGTCGGCGACGTGCTGCACAGCCGGGTGGTGCGCTCCAACGTGCACCTGCTGACCACCCTGGGCGCCGAGGTGACCCTGGTCGCGCCGCCGACCCTGCTGCCGATCGGCGTGGAGAGCTGGCCCTGCCGGGTCTCCTACGACCTCGACGAGGTGCTGCCGAAGAGCGACGCGGTGATGATGCTGCGGGTGCAGCGCGAGCGGATGAACGCCGCCTTCTTCCCCACCGAGCGGGAGTACTCCCGCCGCTACGGGCTGAACGCCGAGCGCGTCGCCCGGCTGCCCGAGCACGCCATCGTGATGCACCCCGGTCCGATGAACCGGGGCATGGAGATCACCGCCGAGGTCGCGGACTCCGCCCGCTCCACCATCGTCGAGCAGGTCACCAACGGCGTCAGCGTGCGCATGGCCGCCCTGTACCTGCTGCTCGGCGGCGCCGACCTCGCTGCCTCGGACTCCGGAAGGTGA
- a CDS encoding M24 family metallopeptidase, with the protein MSEAHVERRLRLRERCAALGGSAALISHPANVRYLTGCAVPGAAVLVAGAGRDGTPGAVTLLAVPDRPWVGDEVRDEDVRRALRGQEIEVITARGADPDPVPLLAGRAATAGRRVGGPVSAERLLVEEHHLTVERHRAVGEAAAGRALGSLDRAVERLRATKDAEEIAAVTEAARIADRALAELLESILVGRTERHLAMELERRMADHGADADSRVVSVGSGPNSGLPGHRADQRRVEEGDFLTVELDAVHSGYHCAIARTFLVGAVPEDWQSRLYELVFAAQRAGREALLPGAGYGDVDAAVRRVLRETAPVAAHAAAGGVPGGPPEEPAGLGVAGAVDVTGVARAAGGSGPVAGEPVGRPGVPADRTAGPVGHGVGLENVEHPLIAPEAVGRLGPCMPVTVEPGVHIPGRGGVRIQDTLVVRPAEDGGPELLTITTKELLVL; encoded by the coding sequence ATGTCCGAGGCCCATGTCGAGCGTCGGCTCCGGCTGCGCGAGCGGTGCGCCGCCCTCGGCGGTTCGGCGGCCCTGATCAGCCATCCGGCGAACGTGCGCTACCTGACCGGCTGCGCCGTGCCCGGCGCGGCGGTGCTCGTCGCCGGGGCGGGCCGGGACGGCACGCCGGGCGCCGTCACGCTGCTGGCCGTCCCGGACCGGCCGTGGGTGGGCGACGAGGTGCGGGACGAGGACGTCCGCCGCGCCCTGCGCGGCCAGGAGATCGAGGTGATCACGGCCCGGGGCGCGGATCCGGATCCGGTGCCGCTGCTGGCCGGGCGGGCGGCCACGGCGGGGCGGCGGGTGGGCGGCCCGGTCTCGGCGGAGCGGCTGCTGGTGGAGGAGCACCACCTGACGGTGGAACGTCACCGGGCGGTCGGGGAGGCCGCCGCCGGCCGGGCCCTGGGTTCGCTGGACCGGGCCGTCGAGCGGCTGCGCGCCACCAAGGACGCGGAGGAGATCGCGGCCGTGACCGAGGCCGCCCGGATCGCCGACCGGGCGCTGGCCGAGCTGCTGGAGTCGATCCTGGTGGGCCGCACCGAGCGGCATCTGGCGATGGAGCTGGAGCGCCGGATGGCCGACCACGGGGCGGACGCGGACTCGCGGGTGGTCTCGGTGGGGTCCGGGCCCAACTCGGGGCTGCCGGGCCACCGTGCCGACCAGCGGCGGGTGGAGGAGGGGGACTTCCTCACGGTCGAGCTGGACGCCGTGCACTCCGGCTACCACTGCGCGATCGCCCGGACGTTCCTGGTCGGGGCGGTCCCCGAGGACTGGCAGAGCCGCCTGTACGAGCTGGTGTTCGCCGCCCAGCGGGCCGGCCGGGAGGCGCTGCTCCCGGGCGCCGGCTACGGCGACGTCGACGCCGCGGTGCGGCGGGTGCTGCGGGAGACGGCCCCGGTGGCCGCCCACGCCGCCGCGGGCGGGGTGCCCGGCGGCCCGCCGGAGGAGCCGGCCGGCCTGGGCGTGGCCGGCGCGGTCGACGTGACGGGTGTGGCGCGGGCGGCGGGCGGGTCGGGGCCGGTGGCGGGGGAACCGGTGGGGCGCCCGGGGGTGCCTGCCGACCGCACCGCCGGGCCGGTGGGACACGGGGTGGGGCTGGAGAACGTCGAGCACCCGCTCATCGCCCCGGAGGCGGTGGGTAGACTGGGGCCTTGCATGCCGGTCACCGTCGAACCGGGGGTGCACATCCCGGGGCGCGGCGGGGTCCGCATCCAGGACACCCTCGTCGTCCGCCCCGCGGAGGACGGTGGCCCCGAGCTGCTCACCATCACGACCAAGGAACTGCTCGTCCTCTAG
- the bldD gene encoding transcriptional regulator BldD, protein MSSDYAKQLGARLRAIRTQQGLSLHGVEEKSQGRWKAVVVGSYERGDRAVTVQRLSELAQFYGVPVQELLPGSTPGGAAEPPPRLVLDLEQLQQVPTEEAAPLQRYAATIQSQRGDYNGKVLSIRQDDLRTLAVIYDQSPSVLTEKLISWGVLNPDARRAVDQQKS, encoded by the coding sequence ATGTCCAGCGACTACGCCAAGCAACTCGGAGCCAGACTGCGGGCGATCCGTACCCAGCAGGGGCTGTCCCTGCACGGTGTGGAGGAGAAGTCCCAGGGCCGTTGGAAGGCCGTCGTCGTCGGCTCGTACGAGCGCGGCGACCGTGCGGTGACCGTCCAGCGGCTCTCCGAGCTCGCCCAGTTCTACGGCGTTCCGGTGCAGGAGCTGCTGCCGGGCAGCACGCCAGGCGGGGCCGCCGAGCCACCGCCGCGTCTGGTGCTCGACCTGGAGCAGCTGCAGCAGGTGCCGACGGAGGAAGCCGCTCCGTTGCAGCGCTACGCCGCCACGATCCAGAGCCAGCGCGGCGACTACAACGGCAAGGTGCTCTCGATCCGCCAGGACGACCTGCGCACGCTCGCCGTGATCTACGACCAGTCCCCCTCGGTGCTCACCGAGAAGCTGATCAGCTGGGGCGTGCTCAACCCGGACGCGCGCCGCGCGGTGGACCAGCAGAAGTCCTGA
- the nusB gene encoding transcription antitermination factor NusB, protein MAARSTARKRAVQILFEADHREVPVRDVLADWVGRAEPPVNEYTMDLVEGYCEHTEQIDRLISEYAVGWTLDRMPIVDRNILRLGVHELVWVDDVPDAVVLDEAVRIAKEFSTDESPAFVNGLLGRIKAHKAKIQR, encoded by the coding sequence GTGGCTGCCCGTAGCACTGCCCGCAAACGCGCCGTACAGATCCTGTTCGAGGCCGACCACCGCGAGGTCCCGGTCCGCGACGTGCTGGCCGACTGGGTCGGCCGCGCCGAGCCGCCGGTGAACGAGTACACCATGGACCTGGTCGAGGGGTACTGCGAGCACACCGAGCAGATCGACCGGCTGATCTCGGAGTACGCGGTGGGCTGGACCCTGGACCGCATGCCGATCGTGGACCGCAACATCCTGCGGCTCGGCGTGCACGAGCTGGTCTGGGTGGATGACGTCCCGGACGCCGTGGTGCTGGACGAGGCGGTGCGGATCGCCAAGGAGTTCTCCACGGACGAGTCTCCGGCGTTCGTCAACGGCCTGCTGGGCCGGATCAAGGCGCACAAGGCGAAGATCCAGCGCTGA
- a CDS encoding PH-like domain-containing protein, whose product MTLLQLLAAAEGDPRSQEVTNWGERLGWTAVMVALVAVVYWSMWRAWRRRAARQGDLPELPQPPAEPGPVLLTGTGRYHASTTAGEWLDRIVARGLGTRSLAELTLTPAGLHVGRPAATSFFVPAAALRGAGIGHGVAGRVFPEGGLLVVTWQHGERVLDSGFRMDDSATHEEWADRIARVAAAARPDAADAGALATASPAGPPNHPHDQEGAR is encoded by the coding sequence GTGACACTGCTGCAACTGCTGGCCGCGGCCGAGGGCGACCCCCGGTCCCAGGAGGTCACCAACTGGGGTGAGCGCCTGGGCTGGACGGCCGTGATGGTCGCGCTGGTCGCCGTCGTGTACTGGTCGATGTGGCGCGCCTGGCGACGGCGCGCCGCCCGCCAGGGCGACCTGCCCGAGCTGCCGCAGCCGCCGGCCGAGCCGGGCCCGGTGCTGCTGACCGGCACCGGCCGGTACCACGCCAGCACCACCGCCGGCGAGTGGCTGGACCGCATCGTCGCCCGGGGCCTGGGCACGCGTAGCCTGGCCGAGCTGACCCTCACCCCCGCCGGGTTGCACGTCGGCCGCCCCGCCGCCACCAGCTTCTTCGTCCCGGCCGCGGCGCTGCGCGGCGCCGGGATCGGCCACGGCGTGGCCGGCCGGGTCTTCCCCGAGGGCGGCCTGCTCGTGGTCACCTGGCAGCACGGCGAGCGCGTCCTCGACTCCGGGTTCCGGATGGACGACTCGGCCACCCACGAGGAGTGGGCCGACCGGATCGCCCGCGTGGCCGCTGCCGCGCGCCCCGACGCCGCCGACGCGGGGGCGCTCGCCACGGCGTCCCCCGCCGGACCCCCGAACCACCCGCACGACCAGGAAGGCGCACGATGA
- a CDS encoding dihydroorotase, translated as MTTSQTTHLIRGARPLGGAAADVAVVDGLVAAVGDGAAAAAGEGAHVVEADGLILLPGLVDLHTHLREPGREDSETVASGTRAAARGGYTAVHAMANTFPVADTAGVVEQVKRLGDEAGHCDVHPVGAVTVGLEGKQLAELGAMADSAARVRVFSDDGKCVDDALIMRRALEYVKAFDGVVAQHAQEPRLTTAAQMNEGTVSGELGLAGWPAVAEEAIIARDVLLAAHVGSRLHVCHVSTAGSVELIRWAKSNGWDVTAEVTPHHLLLTDELVRSYDPVYKVNPPLRTARDVEALRAGLADGTIDAVATDHAPHPAEDKECEWAVAAMGMVGLETALSIVQHAMVDTGLLDWAGVADRMSFRPARIGRLDGQGRPIAPGEPANLTLLDPAYRGTVEPSGFASRSRNTPYRGMELPGRVVATFLRGRPTVLDGSIA; from the coding sequence ATGACCACCTCGCAGACCACCCACCTGATCCGGGGAGCCCGTCCGCTGGGCGGCGCGGCCGCCGACGTCGCCGTGGTGGACGGCCTGGTCGCCGCCGTCGGCGACGGCGCGGCCGCCGCCGCGGGCGAGGGCGCCCACGTCGTCGAGGCCGACGGCCTGATCCTGCTGCCCGGCCTGGTCGACCTGCACACCCACCTGCGCGAGCCCGGCCGCGAGGACTCCGAGACGGTGGCCAGCGGCACCCGGGCCGCCGCCCGCGGCGGCTACACCGCCGTGCACGCCATGGCCAACACCTTCCCGGTGGCCGACACCGCCGGCGTCGTGGAGCAGGTCAAGCGCCTCGGCGACGAGGCCGGGCACTGCGACGTCCACCCGGTCGGCGCGGTCACCGTCGGCCTGGAGGGCAAGCAGCTCGCCGAGCTGGGCGCCATGGCCGACTCCGCCGCACGCGTCCGGGTCTTCTCCGACGACGGCAAGTGCGTGGACGACGCCCTGATCATGCGGCGCGCCCTGGAGTACGTGAAGGCGTTCGACGGCGTCGTCGCCCAGCACGCCCAGGAGCCGCGGCTGACCACCGCCGCGCAGATGAACGAGGGCACCGTCTCCGGGGAGCTGGGCCTGGCCGGCTGGCCGGCGGTGGCCGAGGAGGCGATCATCGCCCGCGACGTGCTGCTCGCCGCGCACGTCGGCTCCCGGCTGCACGTGTGCCACGTCTCCACCGCCGGCTCCGTGGAGCTCATCCGCTGGGCCAAGTCCAACGGCTGGGACGTCACCGCCGAGGTCACCCCCCACCACCTGCTGCTCACCGACGAGCTGGTGCGCTCCTACGACCCGGTCTACAAGGTCAACCCGCCGCTGCGCACCGCCCGCGACGTGGAGGCGCTGCGCGCCGGCCTCGCCGACGGCACCATCGACGCGGTGGCCACCGACCACGCCCCGCACCCCGCGGAGGACAAGGAGTGCGAGTGGGCCGTGGCCGCCATGGGCATGGTGGGCCTGGAGACCGCGCTGTCCATCGTGCAGCACGCGATGGTCGACACCGGGCTGCTGGACTGGGCCGGCGTCGCCGACCGGATGTCCTTCCGCCCGGCCCGGATCGGGCGCCTGGACGGGCAGGGCCGTCCCATCGCTCCCGGTGAGCCCGCCAACCTCACCCTGCTCGACCCGGCGTACCGTGGCACCGTGGAGCCCTCCGGCTTCGCCTCGCGCAGCCGCAACACCCCGTACCGCGGCATGGAACTGCCCGGACGGGTGGTCGCCACCTTCCTGCGCGGGCGCCCCACGGTCCTCGACGGGAGCATCGCGTGA
- the pyrR gene encoding bifunctional pyr operon transcriptional regulator/uracil phosphoribosyltransferase PyrR, with product MSASRETPAQSPPTGRPVAASGSAPSGAAGFDPATARPVLEAPEIDRALTRIAHEIVERAKGAGDVVLLGIPRRGVPLARRLAERLARIEGREVPVGSLDITMYRDDLRMRPTRAPERTSIPPVGVDGRLVVLVDDVLFSGRTIRAALDALGDIGRPRAVQLAVLVDRGHRELPIRADYVGKNLPTSLRETVKVLLDEHDGRDAVLIGDRG from the coding sequence ATGAGTGCTTCGCGGGAGACTCCCGCACAGTCGCCGCCGACCGGCAGGCCGGTGGCGGCGTCCGGTTCGGCCCCCTCGGGCGCCGCGGGCTTCGACCCCGCCACCGCGCGCCCGGTGCTGGAGGCGCCGGAGATCGACCGCGCCCTGACCCGCATCGCCCACGAGATCGTCGAGCGCGCCAAGGGCGCCGGCGACGTGGTGTTGCTGGGCATCCCCCGCCGCGGGGTGCCGCTCGCCCGGCGGCTCGCCGAGCGCCTGGCCCGCATCGAGGGCCGCGAGGTGCCGGTGGGCTCGCTGGACATCACGATGTACCGCGACGACCTGCGGATGCGCCCCACCCGGGCCCCGGAGCGCACCTCCATCCCGCCGGTCGGCGTCGACGGCCGGCTGGTCGTGCTCGTCGACGACGTGCTGTTCTCCGGCCGCACCATCCGCGCCGCCCTCGACGCCCTCGGCGACATCGGTCGCCCGCGGGCCGTCCAGCTCGCCGTGCTCGTCGACCGCGGCCACCGCGAGCTGCCCATCCGCGCCGACTACGTGGGCAAGAACCTGCCCACGTCGCTGCGCGAGACGGTCAAGGTGCTGCTCGACGAGCACGACGGCCGCGACGCCGTGCTGATCGGCGACCGCGGCTGA